In Elephas maximus indicus isolate mEleMax1 chromosome 4, mEleMax1 primary haplotype, whole genome shotgun sequence, a genomic segment contains:
- the ZNF438 gene encoding zinc finger protein 438 isoform X2: MIRKVTIQVKYIIMQNSLSVPPKDQGDSDSPPGTIQSRRGVQNKSQFRTIAPKIVPRALTSRVLPCHSPSFSDHLNPGPSINSKPLVMPSQNYALMQVAGQEGTFSLIALPHMASAQPIQKPRVPLPENLKLPIPRYQPPRNSKATEKKPSPSSLESSCSKPPVQTQTCPQMSSPRPIHPELPHKTLSSEQAPSRDEAPAALPSEGGLRALGPPLTPSRGDVNAPATLRSSTVQEPAVEQAHTRISETASWAGKKTCHKPSTVHLAKAMTSWSPAVFGNAVQMISSVPKGKLPILPYSRMKTTEFCKIKHIADLPLPGHRAHCDKISSIPEGFNVATKMADKIPVPQVSSRQSPCESAFCPAPKLDPNHKTKLNSGAARRRARKRKLPDEILTFQGKRRKCIINKCRNGKERVKTDPQEPRDQKPVKKYRSIMPKPVLVMPALASLASPAATLQSHTPGSLGQDAALNNSLTSEALGGKQNDSPSTKPSLAFKNGRPGLGKPCHRCQVCNHHFEFRQHLQDHMSTHTNRRPYSCRICRKTYVRSGSLSTHMKLHHGESRPRRLLCCEFCTKVFSHVRVYFGHLKEVHRVVISTEPSPSEPQPGDTLKTRDSSVPGTEGSAQRENKSSLEEDLFLNQVDEVKLQIKCGRCQITTQSFAEIKFHLLYVHGEEIQGRPQEGLLPGSKGAQEELVRHAAPYWKQYPERRKLGKPCASGEDLHAFPKLKRQLYLHQRNNAQIQIKNEEAHLGNSELGEDSKGQMHPGPNMSLLYSHSGFNCLLCAQTLGRREDLLHHWEQQHNCEDPSKLWTILNAFCDGAGIQFSKEIEK, translated from the exons GTGACTCAGACTCCCCTCCTGGAACAATACAGAGCAGAAGAGGTGTTCAGAATAAGAGCCAGTTTAGGACCATTGCACCGAAAATTGTGCCCAGAGCCCTAACATCCAGAGTGCTGCCATGTCATTCCCCATCATTCTCTGACCACCTTAATCCAGGACCCTCCATCAACTCCAAGCCGCTGGTGATGCCTTCCCAGAACTATGCTCTGATGCAGGTTGCTGGCCAGGAGGGGACGTTTTCTCTCATTGCTTTGCCACACATGGCCTCAGCGCAGCCAATCCAAAAACCCAGAGTGCCCCTGCCTGAAAACCTTAAACTGCCTATTCCTCGGTACCAACCCCCAAGAAATAGCAAGGCAACAGAAAAGAAACCCAGTCCGAGCTCCTTGGAGAGTAGCTGTAGCAAACCTCCTGTCCAAACCCAGACGTGTCCTCAAATGTCTTCTCCCCGACCCATCCATCCCGAACTCCCCCACAAAACCCTATCATCCGAGCAAGCACCGTCACGAGATGaagccccagctgctctgcccAGTGAAGGTGGCCTCAGAGCCTTGGGACCTCCACTGACGCCCAGCCGTGGAGATGTGAACGCTCCTGCCACCCTGAGATCATCCACCGTCCAAGAGCCTGCAGTGGAGCAGGCCCACACGAGGATTTCAGAGACAGCAAGCTGGGCAGGCAAGAAAACCTGCCATAAACCTTCTACTGTCCATCTCGCAAAAGCCATGACCAGTTGGTCACCAGCAGTTTTTGGCAATGCAGTTCAGATGATTTCTTCAGTCCCCAAAGGTAAACTGCCTATCTTACCCTACTCAAGAATGAAAACAACAGAGTTTTGCAAAATTAAGCACATTGCAGATTTGCCTTTACCTGGGCACAGGGCCCACTGTGATAAGATATCCTCCATCCCAGAAGGCTTCAATGTAGCCACCAAAATGGCTGACAAGATACCTGTTCCACAGGTGTCATCAAGGCAAAGTCCCTGTGAAAGTGCCTTCTGTCCAGCCCCCAAGCTAGACCCCaaccacaaaacaaaactgaacagTGGGGCAGCCAGGAGGAGAGCGAGGAAACGCAAGCTACCAGATGAAATCTTGACGTTTCAGGGAAAACGGAGGAAATGCATCATTAATAAGTGTAGAAACGGTAAAGAAAGAGTAAAAACTGATCCCCAAGAACCCAGAGATCAAAAACCTGTGAAAAAATACCGTAGCATTATGCCCAAGCCTGTACTTGTCATGCCAGCCTTGGCTTCCCTGGCTTCGCCTGCAGCTACGCTACAGTCCCACACTCCCGGCAGCCTGGGGCAGGACGCTGCGCTAAATAACTCTCTCACTTCTGAAGCCCTCGGTGGTAAGCAGAATGACAGTCCTTCCACTAAGCCCAGCCTTGCCTTTAAGAATGGGCGTCCTGGCCTGGGGAAGCCTTGCCACAGGTGTCAGGTCTGCAACCACCACTTTGAGTTCAGGCAGCACCTTCAAGACCACATGAGCACGCACACGAACAGACGGCCTTATAGCTGTCGCATCTGTCGCAAGACATACGTCCGTTCTGGCAGCCTGAGCACACACATGAAGCTTCACCACGGTGAGAGCCGCCCCAGGAGACTCCTGTGCTGCGAATTTTGTACAAAAGTGTTCAGTCACGTCAGGGTCTATTTTGGCCACCTGAAAGAAGTGCACAGGGTCGTGATCAGCACCGAGCCCTCCCCCAGCGAACCACAGCCAGGGGACACGCTGAAGACCAGAGACTCCAGTGTGCCAGGGACAGAGGGCTCGGCACAGAG ggaaaacaaatcaagcCTGGAAGAAGACCTCTTTCTAAACCAAGTGGACGAAGTCAAATTACAAATCAAATGTGGCCGTTGTCAAATCACTACCCAGTCTTTTGCAGAAATAAAGTTTCATTTGCTATATGTTCACGGAGAGGAAATTCAGGGCCGACCGCAGGAAGGGCTTTTGCCAGGGAGCAAAGGAGCTCAGGAAGAACTGGTTAGACATGCTGCTCCTTACTGGAAGCAGTATCCCGAGAGGAGAAAGCTGGGTAAGCCTTGTGCGTCTGGGGAGGACTTACACGCGTTTCCTAAACTGAAAAGGCAGCTCTACCTTCATCAACGGAATAATGcgcaaatacaaataaaaaatgaagaagcccacCTGGGAAACAGTGAGCTGGGAGAAGACTCCAAGGGCCAAATGCACCCCGGCCCCAACATGAGTCTCCTTTACTCCCACTCAGGCTTTAACTGCCTCCTGTGTGCTCAGACCCTGGGAAGGAGAGAAGATCTCCTTCACCACTGGGAGCAGCAGCATAATTGTGAAGACCCCTCCAAACTCTGGACGATTTTGAATGCATTCTGTGACGGGGCGGGAATTCAGTTCtccaaagaaattgaaaaatga
- the ZNF438 gene encoding zinc finger protein 438 isoform X3 → MQNSLSVPPKDQGDSDSPPGTIQSRRGVQNKSQFRTIAPKIVPRALTSRVLPCHSPSFSDHLNPGPSINSKPLVMPSQNYALMQVAGQEGTFSLIALPHMASAQPIQKPRVPLPENLKLPIPRYQPPRNSKATEKKPSPSSLESSCSKPPVQTQTCPQMSSPRPIHPELPHKTLSSEQAPSRDEAPAALPSEGGLRALGPPLTPSRGDVNAPATLRSSTVQEPAVEQAHTRISETASWAGKKTCHKPSTVHLAKAMTSWSPAVFGNAVQMISSVPKGKLPILPYSRMKTTEFCKIKHIADLPLPGHRAHCDKISSIPEGFNVATKMADKIPVPQVSSRQSPCESAFCPAPKLDPNHKTKLNSGAARRRARKRKLPDEILTFQGKRRKCIINKCRNGKERVKTDPQEPRDQKPVKKYRSIMPKPVLVMPALASLASPAATLQSHTPGSLGQDAALNNSLTSEALGGKQNDSPSTKPSLAFKNGRPGLGKPCHRCQVCNHHFEFRQHLQDHMSTHTNRRPYSCRICRKTYVRSGSLSTHMKLHHGESRPRRLLCCEFCTKVFSHVRVYFGHLKEVHRVVISTEPSPSEPQPGDTLKTRDSSVPGTEGSAQRENKSSLEEDLFLNQVDEVKLQIKCGRCQITTQSFAEIKFHLLYVHGEEIQGRPQEGLLPGSKGAQEELVRHAAPYWKQYPERRKLGKPCASGEDLHAFPKLKRQLYLHQRNNAQIQIKNEEAHLGNSELGEDSKGQMHPGPNMSLLYSHSGFNCLLCAQTLGRREDLLHHWEQQHNCEDPSKLWTILNAFCDGAGIQFSKEIEK, encoded by the exons GTGACTCAGACTCCCCTCCTGGAACAATACAGAGCAGAAGAGGTGTTCAGAATAAGAGCCAGTTTAGGACCATTGCACCGAAAATTGTGCCCAGAGCCCTAACATCCAGAGTGCTGCCATGTCATTCCCCATCATTCTCTGACCACCTTAATCCAGGACCCTCCATCAACTCCAAGCCGCTGGTGATGCCTTCCCAGAACTATGCTCTGATGCAGGTTGCTGGCCAGGAGGGGACGTTTTCTCTCATTGCTTTGCCACACATGGCCTCAGCGCAGCCAATCCAAAAACCCAGAGTGCCCCTGCCTGAAAACCTTAAACTGCCTATTCCTCGGTACCAACCCCCAAGAAATAGCAAGGCAACAGAAAAGAAACCCAGTCCGAGCTCCTTGGAGAGTAGCTGTAGCAAACCTCCTGTCCAAACCCAGACGTGTCCTCAAATGTCTTCTCCCCGACCCATCCATCCCGAACTCCCCCACAAAACCCTATCATCCGAGCAAGCACCGTCACGAGATGaagccccagctgctctgcccAGTGAAGGTGGCCTCAGAGCCTTGGGACCTCCACTGACGCCCAGCCGTGGAGATGTGAACGCTCCTGCCACCCTGAGATCATCCACCGTCCAAGAGCCTGCAGTGGAGCAGGCCCACACGAGGATTTCAGAGACAGCAAGCTGGGCAGGCAAGAAAACCTGCCATAAACCTTCTACTGTCCATCTCGCAAAAGCCATGACCAGTTGGTCACCAGCAGTTTTTGGCAATGCAGTTCAGATGATTTCTTCAGTCCCCAAAGGTAAACTGCCTATCTTACCCTACTCAAGAATGAAAACAACAGAGTTTTGCAAAATTAAGCACATTGCAGATTTGCCTTTACCTGGGCACAGGGCCCACTGTGATAAGATATCCTCCATCCCAGAAGGCTTCAATGTAGCCACCAAAATGGCTGACAAGATACCTGTTCCACAGGTGTCATCAAGGCAAAGTCCCTGTGAAAGTGCCTTCTGTCCAGCCCCCAAGCTAGACCCCaaccacaaaacaaaactgaacagTGGGGCAGCCAGGAGGAGAGCGAGGAAACGCAAGCTACCAGATGAAATCTTGACGTTTCAGGGAAAACGGAGGAAATGCATCATTAATAAGTGTAGAAACGGTAAAGAAAGAGTAAAAACTGATCCCCAAGAACCCAGAGATCAAAAACCTGTGAAAAAATACCGTAGCATTATGCCCAAGCCTGTACTTGTCATGCCAGCCTTGGCTTCCCTGGCTTCGCCTGCAGCTACGCTACAGTCCCACACTCCCGGCAGCCTGGGGCAGGACGCTGCGCTAAATAACTCTCTCACTTCTGAAGCCCTCGGTGGTAAGCAGAATGACAGTCCTTCCACTAAGCCCAGCCTTGCCTTTAAGAATGGGCGTCCTGGCCTGGGGAAGCCTTGCCACAGGTGTCAGGTCTGCAACCACCACTTTGAGTTCAGGCAGCACCTTCAAGACCACATGAGCACGCACACGAACAGACGGCCTTATAGCTGTCGCATCTGTCGCAAGACATACGTCCGTTCTGGCAGCCTGAGCACACACATGAAGCTTCACCACGGTGAGAGCCGCCCCAGGAGACTCCTGTGCTGCGAATTTTGTACAAAAGTGTTCAGTCACGTCAGGGTCTATTTTGGCCACCTGAAAGAAGTGCACAGGGTCGTGATCAGCACCGAGCCCTCCCCCAGCGAACCACAGCCAGGGGACACGCTGAAGACCAGAGACTCCAGTGTGCCAGGGACAGAGGGCTCGGCACAGAG ggaaaacaaatcaagcCTGGAAGAAGACCTCTTTCTAAACCAAGTGGACGAAGTCAAATTACAAATCAAATGTGGCCGTTGTCAAATCACTACCCAGTCTTTTGCAGAAATAAAGTTTCATTTGCTATATGTTCACGGAGAGGAAATTCAGGGCCGACCGCAGGAAGGGCTTTTGCCAGGGAGCAAAGGAGCTCAGGAAGAACTGGTTAGACATGCTGCTCCTTACTGGAAGCAGTATCCCGAGAGGAGAAAGCTGGGTAAGCCTTGTGCGTCTGGGGAGGACTTACACGCGTTTCCTAAACTGAAAAGGCAGCTCTACCTTCATCAACGGAATAATGcgcaaatacaaataaaaaatgaagaagcccacCTGGGAAACAGTGAGCTGGGAGAAGACTCCAAGGGCCAAATGCACCCCGGCCCCAACATGAGTCTCCTTTACTCCCACTCAGGCTTTAACTGCCTCCTGTGTGCTCAGACCCTGGGAAGGAGAGAAGATCTCCTTCACCACTGGGAGCAGCAGCATAATTGTGAAGACCCCTCCAAACTCTGGACGATTTTGAATGCATTCTGTGACGGGGCGGGAATTCAGTTCtccaaagaaattgaaaaatga
- the ZNF438 gene encoding zinc finger protein 438 isoform X1: protein MLPDLKKLIKRIYCVSLREPWEIDKDECHVSSSTEALKFKRTFAKSDPFKKVTIQVKYIIMQNSLSVPPKDQGDSDSPPGTIQSRRGVQNKSQFRTIAPKIVPRALTSRVLPCHSPSFSDHLNPGPSINSKPLVMPSQNYALMQVAGQEGTFSLIALPHMASAQPIQKPRVPLPENLKLPIPRYQPPRNSKATEKKPSPSSLESSCSKPPVQTQTCPQMSSPRPIHPELPHKTLSSEQAPSRDEAPAALPSEGGLRALGPPLTPSRGDVNAPATLRSSTVQEPAVEQAHTRISETASWAGKKTCHKPSTVHLAKAMTSWSPAVFGNAVQMISSVPKGKLPILPYSRMKTTEFCKIKHIADLPLPGHRAHCDKISSIPEGFNVATKMADKIPVPQVSSRQSPCESAFCPAPKLDPNHKTKLNSGAARRRARKRKLPDEILTFQGKRRKCIINKCRNGKERVKTDPQEPRDQKPVKKYRSIMPKPVLVMPALASLASPAATLQSHTPGSLGQDAALNNSLTSEALGGKQNDSPSTKPSLAFKNGRPGLGKPCHRCQVCNHHFEFRQHLQDHMSTHTNRRPYSCRICRKTYVRSGSLSTHMKLHHGESRPRRLLCCEFCTKVFSHVRVYFGHLKEVHRVVISTEPSPSEPQPGDTLKTRDSSVPGTEGSAQRENKSSLEEDLFLNQVDEVKLQIKCGRCQITTQSFAEIKFHLLYVHGEEIQGRPQEGLLPGSKGAQEELVRHAAPYWKQYPERRKLGKPCASGEDLHAFPKLKRQLYLHQRNNAQIQIKNEEAHLGNSELGEDSKGQMHPGPNMSLLYSHSGFNCLLCAQTLGRREDLLHHWEQQHNCEDPSKLWTILNAFCDGAGIQFSKEIEK, encoded by the exons GTGACTCAGACTCCCCTCCTGGAACAATACAGAGCAGAAGAGGTGTTCAGAATAAGAGCCAGTTTAGGACCATTGCACCGAAAATTGTGCCCAGAGCCCTAACATCCAGAGTGCTGCCATGTCATTCCCCATCATTCTCTGACCACCTTAATCCAGGACCCTCCATCAACTCCAAGCCGCTGGTGATGCCTTCCCAGAACTATGCTCTGATGCAGGTTGCTGGCCAGGAGGGGACGTTTTCTCTCATTGCTTTGCCACACATGGCCTCAGCGCAGCCAATCCAAAAACCCAGAGTGCCCCTGCCTGAAAACCTTAAACTGCCTATTCCTCGGTACCAACCCCCAAGAAATAGCAAGGCAACAGAAAAGAAACCCAGTCCGAGCTCCTTGGAGAGTAGCTGTAGCAAACCTCCTGTCCAAACCCAGACGTGTCCTCAAATGTCTTCTCCCCGACCCATCCATCCCGAACTCCCCCACAAAACCCTATCATCCGAGCAAGCACCGTCACGAGATGaagccccagctgctctgcccAGTGAAGGTGGCCTCAGAGCCTTGGGACCTCCACTGACGCCCAGCCGTGGAGATGTGAACGCTCCTGCCACCCTGAGATCATCCACCGTCCAAGAGCCTGCAGTGGAGCAGGCCCACACGAGGATTTCAGAGACAGCAAGCTGGGCAGGCAAGAAAACCTGCCATAAACCTTCTACTGTCCATCTCGCAAAAGCCATGACCAGTTGGTCACCAGCAGTTTTTGGCAATGCAGTTCAGATGATTTCTTCAGTCCCCAAAGGTAAACTGCCTATCTTACCCTACTCAAGAATGAAAACAACAGAGTTTTGCAAAATTAAGCACATTGCAGATTTGCCTTTACCTGGGCACAGGGCCCACTGTGATAAGATATCCTCCATCCCAGAAGGCTTCAATGTAGCCACCAAAATGGCTGACAAGATACCTGTTCCACAGGTGTCATCAAGGCAAAGTCCCTGTGAAAGTGCCTTCTGTCCAGCCCCCAAGCTAGACCCCaaccacaaaacaaaactgaacagTGGGGCAGCCAGGAGGAGAGCGAGGAAACGCAAGCTACCAGATGAAATCTTGACGTTTCAGGGAAAACGGAGGAAATGCATCATTAATAAGTGTAGAAACGGTAAAGAAAGAGTAAAAACTGATCCCCAAGAACCCAGAGATCAAAAACCTGTGAAAAAATACCGTAGCATTATGCCCAAGCCTGTACTTGTCATGCCAGCCTTGGCTTCCCTGGCTTCGCCTGCAGCTACGCTACAGTCCCACACTCCCGGCAGCCTGGGGCAGGACGCTGCGCTAAATAACTCTCTCACTTCTGAAGCCCTCGGTGGTAAGCAGAATGACAGTCCTTCCACTAAGCCCAGCCTTGCCTTTAAGAATGGGCGTCCTGGCCTGGGGAAGCCTTGCCACAGGTGTCAGGTCTGCAACCACCACTTTGAGTTCAGGCAGCACCTTCAAGACCACATGAGCACGCACACGAACAGACGGCCTTATAGCTGTCGCATCTGTCGCAAGACATACGTCCGTTCTGGCAGCCTGAGCACACACATGAAGCTTCACCACGGTGAGAGCCGCCCCAGGAGACTCCTGTGCTGCGAATTTTGTACAAAAGTGTTCAGTCACGTCAGGGTCTATTTTGGCCACCTGAAAGAAGTGCACAGGGTCGTGATCAGCACCGAGCCCTCCCCCAGCGAACCACAGCCAGGGGACACGCTGAAGACCAGAGACTCCAGTGTGCCAGGGACAGAGGGCTCGGCACAGAG ggaaaacaaatcaagcCTGGAAGAAGACCTCTTTCTAAACCAAGTGGACGAAGTCAAATTACAAATCAAATGTGGCCGTTGTCAAATCACTACCCAGTCTTTTGCAGAAATAAAGTTTCATTTGCTATATGTTCACGGAGAGGAAATTCAGGGCCGACCGCAGGAAGGGCTTTTGCCAGGGAGCAAAGGAGCTCAGGAAGAACTGGTTAGACATGCTGCTCCTTACTGGAAGCAGTATCCCGAGAGGAGAAAGCTGGGTAAGCCTTGTGCGTCTGGGGAGGACTTACACGCGTTTCCTAAACTGAAAAGGCAGCTCTACCTTCATCAACGGAATAATGcgcaaatacaaataaaaaatgaagaagcccacCTGGGAAACAGTGAGCTGGGAGAAGACTCCAAGGGCCAAATGCACCCCGGCCCCAACATGAGTCTCCTTTACTCCCACTCAGGCTTTAACTGCCTCCTGTGTGCTCAGACCCTGGGAAGGAGAGAAGATCTCCTTCACCACTGGGAGCAGCAGCATAATTGTGAAGACCCCTCCAAACTCTGGACGATTTTGAATGCATTCTGTGACGGGGCGGGAATTCAGTTCtccaaagaaattgaaaaatga